The proteins below come from a single Coprobacter tertius genomic window:
- a CDS encoding DUF4293 domain-containing protein has translation MIQRIQSFYLLLVALLMATVIFMPLTSFNTIDASYEFLPYGVVSMGIPSKMVLQTWPLAALAALSAILSFLAIFMYKKRTLQMKCCTFVQLLIFAFYIVFFSFWWLIQKDFQIANPTLDAALTMPIVALILCYIARRKIKQDEMLVRSADRIR, from the coding sequence ATGATACAACGTATTCAATCCTTTTATTTATTATTGGTAGCTTTATTAATGGCTACTGTTATATTTATGCCGCTAACATCATTTAATACGATAGATGCTTCTTATGAATTCCTGCCTTATGGGGTTGTTTCGATGGGAATTCCTTCGAAAATGGTATTACAGACTTGGCCGTTGGCTGCATTGGCTGCATTATCAGCTATTCTGTCGTTTTTAGCTATATTCATGTATAAAAAACGAACACTTCAAATGAAATGCTGTACGTTTGTCCAGTTATTGATTTTCGCTTTTTATATTGTTTTCTTTTCTTTTTGGTGGTTGATTCAAAAAGATTTTCAAATAGCAAATCCTACTTTAGATGCGGCTTTGACAATGCCTATCGTAGCTTTGATACTTTGTTATATCGCTCGTCGTAAGATCAAACAGGATGAAATGCTGGTACGTTCTGCTGATCGCATTCGGTAA
- the dapA gene encoding 4-hydroxy-tetrahydrodipicolinate synthase — MAQINLKGVGVALITPFNDDETVDFEALSKLLEYQIKNGIDYLVVLGTTAETPTLSDDEKDRILQFVIERVKGRVPVVMGLGGNNTRGIVDVLLKKDFTGVDAILSVVPYYNKPSQEGIYQHYCAIASATKLPVILYNVPGRTGVNMTAETTLRLAREFSNIVAIKEASGNITQMDDIIKNKPKDFMVISGDDGITFPLITLGAVGVISVIGNAFPKEFSRMVRLALNGDYDNALQIHHRFTELFELLFVDGNPAGVKSILHAMGYIHNRLRLPLVPTRITTFEKIREVLNQLNIVC; from the coding sequence ATGGCACAAATAAATTTAAAAGGAGTGGGTGTAGCGTTAATCACCCCTTTCAATGATGACGAAACGGTCGATTTTGAAGCTTTGTCGAAACTTCTTGAATATCAGATAAAAAATGGTATCGATTATTTGGTAGTATTGGGAACTACTGCTGAAACTCCGACATTGTCCGATGATGAAAAAGACCGGATTCTTCAGTTCGTTATCGAGCGGGTTAAAGGTCGTGTGCCGGTTGTTATGGGATTGGGTGGTAATAATACACGTGGTATTGTAGATGTATTGCTGAAAAAGGACTTTACGGGTGTAGATGCTATTTTGTCTGTTGTTCCTTATTATAATAAACCTTCGCAAGAAGGGATATATCAGCATTACTGTGCAATTGCATCTGCAACTAAATTGCCTGTTATTCTTTATAATGTTCCAGGTCGTACAGGTGTAAACATGACTGCAGAAACCACTTTGAGGTTAGCTCGTGAATTTTCTAATATCGTAGCCATAAAAGAGGCTTCGGGTAATATTACCCAAATGGATGATATTATTAAAAATAAACCGAAGGATTTTATGGTGATTTCAGGAGACGATGGTATTACTTTTCCTTTAATTACTTTGGGAGCGGTCGGAGTTATTTCTGTTATCGGAAATGCATTCCCGAAAGAATTCAGTCGTATGGTACGTCTGGCTCTTAACGGGGATTATGATAATGCTCTGCAGATACATCATCGCTTTACTGAATTATTCGAACTTTTATTTGTAGATGGAAATCCGGCAGGGGTTAAAAGCATATTGCATGCTATGGGGTATATACATAATCGCCTTCGTTTACCTTTGGTTCCCACACGTATAACGACATTCGAAAAAATAAGAGAGGTGCTAAATCAGTTGAACATTGTTTGTTAA
- a CDS encoding DUF6913 domain-containing protein, which translates to MFSYLLKRQIIRQQSRSSSKRKKRLYNFSEVKTVTILAEVNQLGDLKPVMRELISDGIRTTLVVLNVQGIEIEEEYPVVSVINIRADDLIFRKLFPGKSIIKRFISLQGPVLCDLTVNIVYPLLFLASLSRASMKLGIKKNGLTSYDLMLQPTQELSSAILAKNLFFYWRSIDIKNNNS; encoded by the coding sequence ATGTTTTCATACCTGTTAAAAAGACAAATAATACGGCAACAGTCGCGATCGTCTTCTAAACGAAAAAAACGGTTGTATAATTTTAGTGAGGTAAAGACTGTGACGATACTTGCCGAAGTAAATCAATTGGGGGATTTAAAGCCAGTGATGCGTGAGCTGATATCTGATGGAATACGTACGACATTGGTTGTCCTTAATGTACAGGGTATAGAAATAGAGGAAGAGTATCCGGTCGTTTCTGTAATAAATATACGGGCCGATGATCTTATATTCAGGAAACTTTTTCCAGGGAAATCGATTATTAAACGTTTTATATCATTGCAAGGGCCCGTATTATGTGATCTTACCGTCAATATTGTTTATCCTTTACTTTTTCTTGCAAGTTTGTCTCGGGCTTCGATGAAACTGGGCATAAAAAAGAATGGGCTTACATCTTATGATTTGATGCTACAGCCTACACAGGAATTATCATCGGCCATATTAGCTAAAAATTTGTTTTTTTATTGGAGGAGCATTGATATAAAAAATAATAATTCGTAA
- the ligA gene encoding NAD-dependent DNA ligase LigA, with translation MDEIKTHIEHLRKQLDEYNYNYYVLNSPTISDIDFDRMMAELQNLEEKYPEYSDPHSPTQRVGNDINKSFTQVAHKYPMLSLGNTYTKDEVVAFYERVRNGLNEDFKITGELKYDGTSISLVYIGGKLVRAITRGDGVRGDDVTDNVKTIRSIPLQLRGSDYPAEFEMRGEILMPWSVFESLNTERERQEEPLFANPRNAAAGTLKSQNSAVVASRNLDAYLYYMLGENLPTEDHYENLQLARKWGFKIPEAMKECYSLDDMMDFISYWDENRKNLPVATDGIVFKVSSLRQQRNLGYTAKSPRWAIAYKFQAEKAVTRLNSVSYQVGRTGTITPVANLDPVQLSGTVVKRASLHNDDIIQSLDLHIGDMVYVEKGGEIIPKITGVDKDARGENIMLGERVKFIKKCPECGTFLIRYEGEAAWYCPNEFGCPPQIKGRIEHFISRRAMNIEGLGPETIDLFYHIGWVENAADLYTLNENDIAGLERLGEKSAANIMRAVEDSKNVPFERVLFALGIRYVGETVAKKLAMAFTNIDRIISAEEEELIAVDEIGTRIARSVRDYFAQERNIDFVNRLRNAGVQMSLSEDRILSQTDILKGATIVISGTFSHHSRDEYKLMIEQHGGKNTGSVSAKTTYLLAGDNMGPAKLEKANKLGIKIISEEDFLRMIDK, from the coding sequence ATGGATGAGATAAAGACTCATATTGAACATCTGAGGAAGCAACTCGACGAGTATAATTATAATTATTATGTTCTTAATTCTCCTACGATTTCAGATATTGATTTTGACCGTATGATGGCCGAACTTCAGAATCTGGAAGAGAAATATCCGGAATATTCCGATCCGCATTCACCAACTCAACGAGTGGGTAACGATATAAATAAATCTTTTACTCAAGTTGCTCATAAATATCCTATGTTGTCTTTGGGTAATACTTATACTAAGGATGAAGTAGTAGCATTTTACGAGAGAGTGAGGAATGGCTTAAATGAGGATTTTAAAATAACCGGTGAACTTAAATATGACGGTACTTCGATATCATTGGTATATATAGGTGGTAAATTAGTGAGGGCTATTACTCGTGGAGATGGAGTGCGAGGGGATGATGTTACAGACAATGTAAAGACTATTCGCAGTATTCCGTTGCAACTGAGAGGTAGCGATTATCCCGCTGAATTTGAAATGAGGGGGGAAATACTGATGCCTTGGTCGGTATTTGAGTCGTTGAATACTGAAAGAGAGCGTCAGGAGGAACCTTTATTCGCTAATCCGAGAAATGCCGCAGCAGGTACTTTAAAATCCCAAAATTCGGCAGTGGTAGCTTCGCGTAATCTCGACGCATATTTATATTATATGCTGGGCGAAAATTTGCCGACCGAAGATCATTATGAAAATCTGCAACTGGCACGTAAGTGGGGATTTAAAATACCGGAAGCAATGAAAGAATGTTATTCATTGGATGATATGATGGATTTTATTTCTTATTGGGATGAAAACCGTAAAAACCTTCCGGTAGCTACTGATGGGATTGTATTTAAGGTTTCTTCGCTCAGACAACAGCGAAATTTGGGATATACTGCTAAGTCTCCTCGTTGGGCGATTGCTTATAAATTTCAGGCGGAAAAAGCCGTCACCCGCTTAAATTCAGTTTCATATCAGGTAGGACGGACGGGGACAATTACACCGGTTGCCAATCTCGATCCCGTACAATTATCAGGGACTGTTGTTAAGAGAGCCTCGTTGCATAATGATGATATCATACAAAGTCTCGATTTACATATCGGAGATATGGTATATGTTGAAAAGGGGGGAGAAATAATACCGAAAATAACAGGTGTAGATAAAGATGCCCGTGGTGAGAACATCATGTTGGGAGAGCGGGTTAAGTTTATAAAAAAATGCCCCGAATGTGGTACCTTTTTAATCCGATATGAAGGTGAAGCGGCCTGGTATTGTCCGAATGAATTTGGATGTCCTCCTCAAATAAAAGGACGTATAGAGCATTTTATCAGTCGACGTGCTATGAATATCGAAGGATTGGGCCCTGAAACTATCGATTTGTTTTATCATATCGGTTGGGTTGAGAATGCTGCAGATTTATATACGCTTAATGAAAATGATATTGCCGGGCTTGAGAGATTGGGCGAAAAATCGGCCGCTAATATTATGAGGGCCGTCGAAGACTCTAAAAATGTACCGTTTGAGCGAGTACTTTTCGCACTCGGTATAAGATATGTAGGAGAAACAGTTGCAAAAAAATTGGCAATGGCTTTTACGAACATCGATCGAATTATTTCGGCTGAAGAGGAAGAATTGATTGCGGTAGATGAAATAGGAACTCGTATTGCTCGTAGTGTGAGGGATTATTTCGCTCAGGAAAGGAATATCGACTTTGTTAACAGACTTAGGAATGCCGGAGTACAAATGTCTTTGTCTGAAGATCGTATATTGAGTCAAACTGATATATTGAAGGGAGCTACGATTGTTATCAGCGGTACATTTTCACATCATTCGCGTGACGAATACAAGTTAATGATTGAACAGCATGGCGGTAAGAATACCGGATCGGTATCTGCTAAAACTACTTATTTGCTTGCAGGTGATAATATGGGACCTGCAAAATTGGAAAAAGCAAATAAGTTAGGGATAAAGATAATATCGGAAGAAGATTTCTTACGAATGATTGATAAATAA
- the trmD gene encoding tRNA (guanosine(37)-N1)-methyltransferase TrmD, whose protein sequence is MRIDIITVLPELLESPLNCSILKRAQEKNLAKIVVHNLRDYSTNKHRRVDDYPFGGTAGMVMQIEPIDRAISQLKTERTYDEVIYTSPDGEPFAQRMANTLSMAENLIILCGHYKGIDYRIREHLITKEISIGDYVLTGGELAAAVMCDAIIRLIPGAIGDEQSALSDSFQDNLLAAPIYTRPAEYKGWKVPDILLSGHQRKIEEWEHEKAIERTRLRRPDLLID, encoded by the coding sequence ATGCGCATCGATATCATTACCGTATTACCCGAATTATTGGAAAGTCCCTTAAATTGTTCTATTCTTAAAAGAGCGCAGGAAAAAAATCTTGCAAAAATAGTGGTACACAATCTCAGAGATTACTCAACCAATAAACATCGCCGGGTAGATGATTATCCATTTGGAGGAACAGCTGGAATGGTAATGCAAATAGAACCCATCGATAGGGCAATTTCGCAACTTAAAACAGAAAGAACCTATGATGAAGTTATTTATACATCTCCTGACGGGGAACCTTTTGCACAACGAATGGCAAATACCCTTTCGATGGCTGAAAACCTTATAATTTTATGCGGTCACTATAAAGGTATAGATTACCGCATCAGAGAACACCTCATCACAAAAGAAATTTCTATTGGAGACTATGTTCTTACAGGTGGAGAGTTAGCCGCCGCTGTCATGTGCGATGCCATTATCAGATTAATACCGGGAGCTATCGGCGACGAACAATCAGCCCTTTCCGATTCTTTTCAGGATAATCTGCTCGCAGCTCCCATATATACTCGACCTGCCGAATACAAGGGCTGGAAGGTTCCCGATATTTTGCTATCGGGACACCAGCGTAAAATAGAAGAATGGGAACATGAAAAGGCAATTGAACGAACTCGACTCCGACGTCCCGACCTTCTCATCGATTAA
- the pgl gene encoding 6-phosphogluconolactonase, producing the protein MKMYYYADAKQALRSMTDQLGALISAIGEPYFNLAVSGGGTAKKMFSLWADEYRSLIDWKRVRFYWVDERCVSPKDDESNYKHAKDLFFDPLKISTEQIFRIHGESKPYEESERYSEVVRDHVPPVEKYPRFHSIILGAGDDGHTASIFPDNLSLLTAKDNYAVSHHPLSGQARITMTGPQILCRCPIFVPIFGEHKKWIIEGLVKGGEKTTYIPVQYIVRAAEDATIFTDIAI; encoded by the coding sequence ATGAAAATGTATTATTATGCCGATGCAAAACAGGCTCTTCGAAGTATGACTGATCAGTTGGGAGCGCTTATCTCGGCTATAGGTGAGCCTTATTTTAATCTTGCTGTTTCGGGTGGAGGTACGGCAAAAAAAATGTTTTCATTATGGGCTGATGAATATCGTTCATTAATAGACTGGAAAAGAGTTCGGTTCTATTGGGTAGATGAACGTTGTGTATCTCCAAAGGATGATGAGAGTAATTATAAACATGCTAAAGATCTTTTTTTTGATCCGCTTAAAATTTCTACCGAACAGATTTTCCGTATTCATGGAGAATCTAAACCGTATGAGGAAAGCGAACGATATTCAGAAGTAGTAAGAGATCATGTTCCCCCTGTTGAAAAGTATCCGAGATTCCATTCGATAATATTGGGTGCAGGAGATGATGGACATACAGCTTCTATTTTTCCTGATAATTTATCGTTACTGACCGCAAAAGACAATTATGCGGTTTCTCATCATCCATTAAGTGGACAGGCACGTATAACGATGACAGGCCCTCAGATATTATGCCGATGTCCTATTTTTGTACCGATATTCGGAGAACATAAGAAATGGATCATCGAAGGTTTGGTCAAAGGCGGAGAAAAGACAACTTATATTCCGGTACAGTATATTGTGCGTGCAGCCGAAGATGCTACCATATTTACCGATATAGCTATTTAA
- the zwf gene encoding glucose-6-phosphate dehydrogenase: MKEAENQMLVIFGASGDLTRRKLIPALFELYVRRLLPEKFIILGAARSLMSNEEFRRKQSDYLSASSNISLNSKELGSFLELIYYVAFDTDNCKEYVKLKEMIVSLQKEKDIPDNIIFYLATPPAMYEVIPPFLKAVKLNVSLHGGTRKIIVEKPFGTDLKSAKRLNRKLELIFNEKEIYRIDHYLGKETVQNILVLRFSNGIFEPLWNRNYIDYVEISSSETLGIENRGKYYETAGALRDMIQNHLMQLMAFIAMEPPASFDPESIRDEIAKVFRSLRAFSTHDCHNSVIRGQYTDGEVEGETVVGYRKEKEVAADSNTETYVAMRYMIDNWRWSGIPFFIFTGKRLKEKRTEITIHFKSTPQQFFKGQCAGSSCNQLIIRVQPDESISMKFGLKIPGAGFEVKQVSMDFYYDSLKKDKLPDAYERLLLDAMLGDSTLYSRSDALEASWRFIDPIEKEWMKHPTRNLLYYKAGSNGPRQNLIGPEIFDSGNKTKCDVSDN; the protein is encoded by the coding sequence ATGAAAGAGGCAGAAAATCAAATGCTGGTCATTTTCGGCGCTTCAGGTGATCTTACCCGGAGAAAGCTGATTCCCGCATTATTCGAATTGTATGTACGTAGATTATTACCTGAGAAATTTATAATACTGGGAGCTGCCAGAAGTCTGATGAGTAACGAAGAATTTCGTCGAAAACAATCGGATTATTTGTCTGCATCTTCTAATATTTCTTTGAATTCAAAGGAACTCGGTTCTTTTTTGGAATTAATTTATTATGTCGCTTTCGATACTGATAATTGTAAAGAATATGTGAAACTGAAAGAAATGATAGTTTCTTTACAAAAAGAAAAAGATATACCAGACAATATAATATTTTATTTGGCTACTCCACCGGCGATGTACGAAGTTATACCTCCTTTTTTGAAAGCTGTTAAATTAAATGTGAGTCTGCATGGGGGAACGAGAAAAATTATTGTCGAAAAGCCATTCGGAACCGATTTAAAATCAGCCAAAAGACTGAATCGAAAACTAGAATTGATTTTTAATGAAAAAGAAATATATCGTATAGATCATTATCTAGGAAAAGAGACCGTACAAAATATATTGGTACTCAGGTTTTCAAATGGTATTTTTGAGCCGTTATGGAATCGTAATTATATTGATTATGTTGAAATCTCATCTTCAGAGACATTAGGTATCGAAAATAGAGGTAAATATTATGAGACAGCCGGTGCGTTGCGGGATATGATACAAAATCATTTGATGCAATTAATGGCTTTTATCGCAATGGAGCCTCCTGCTTCGTTTGATCCGGAATCGATTCGGGATGAAATTGCGAAAGTTTTCAGATCGTTACGGGCTTTCTCTACACACGATTGTCATAATAGTGTTATTAGGGGGCAATATACCGATGGAGAGGTTGAGGGAGAGACAGTCGTCGGTTATCGTAAAGAGAAAGAGGTGGCCGCCGACTCAAATACCGAGACCTATGTGGCAATGCGATATATGATAGATAATTGGCGGTGGAGTGGAATTCCTTTTTTTATATTTACCGGAAAACGTCTTAAGGAAAAACGAACGGAAATTACCATACACTTTAAATCTACTCCGCAACAATTTTTCAAGGGACAATGTGCTGGTTCTTCTTGTAATCAACTGATTATTAGGGTGCAACCGGATGAAAGTATTTCTATGAAATTCGGACTAAAAATACCAGGTGCCGGTTTCGAAGTAAAACAGGTAAGTATGGATTTTTATTATGATTCTCTAAAAAAAGACAAGCTACCCGATGCATACGAACGTTTGTTATTGGATGCGATGTTGGGAGACTCGACATTATATTCAAGAAGTGACGCTCTCGAAGCAAGCTGGAGATTTATAGATCCTATTGAGAAAGAATGGATGAAACATCCGACGAGAAATTTGTTATATTATAAAGCTGGAAGTAACGGACCCCGGCAAAATTTGATTGGGCCGGAGATTTTCGATTCTGGGAATAAAACAAAATGTGATGTTTCTGATAACTAA
- the gnd gene encoding decarboxylating NADP(+)-dependent phosphogluconate dehydrogenase: MRMADVGMIGLAVMGENLALNLESKGYMVALYNRETESDKNVVGNFLISRGKGGNFVGTDSLEDLVRSIDRPRKIIMMIKAGFPVDDVLHQLSPLLDPGDVVIDGGNSYFLDTARRVVEMEKFGVLYVGAGVSGGAEGALNGPSIMPGGAAEAWPVIKNMLQDIAAKLDDGTPCCQWIGPGGSGHFVKMVHNGIEYADMQIIAEVYALLKSMYGDENDRISAIFDDWNKGELNSYLIEITAEILKYKDTDGNYLIDRILDVAGQKGTGKWSVEAAIEENNPLTLITEAVYARVLSDHVVAREIASRLYPGIPGVKWSGKLVESEAVKNALYAAKLVSYAQGFTLLKQASDRYDWHLDYGTIAMIWRKGCIIRSHFLGEVTKAYRSNVDLENLLFDSFFVRTIKKLESDWRHVVSEGVMKGIAMPCTMASISYFDGLKTLHSTANLIQAQRDYFGAHTYERNDAPRGIFYHTDWKGTGEKTTSGSYNV; this comes from the coding sequence ATGAGAATGGCGGATGTTGGAATGATCGGATTAGCTGTTATGGGCGAGAATCTGGCTCTTAACCTCGAGAGCAAAGGATATATGGTAGCATTATATAACCGTGAGACCGAGTCGGATAAAAATGTTGTAGGTAATTTTCTTATTTCCAGGGGAAAGGGTGGAAATTTTGTAGGGACTGATTCGTTAGAAGATTTAGTTCGGTCTATAGATCGCCCGAGAAAAATAATAATGATGATAAAAGCCGGTTTTCCAGTCGATGATGTTTTACACCAGTTATCTCCTTTGCTCGATCCCGGGGATGTCGTGATTGATGGTGGTAATTCTTATTTTTTAGATACTGCACGTCGAGTTGTCGAAATGGAAAAGTTCGGAGTATTATATGTTGGAGCGGGAGTTTCCGGTGGTGCGGAAGGAGCATTGAACGGACCTTCGATCATGCCGGGTGGAGCAGCTGAAGCTTGGCCGGTAATAAAAAATATGTTGCAGGATATTGCGGCAAAACTCGATGATGGTACACCTTGTTGTCAGTGGATAGGACCAGGAGGATCGGGGCATTTTGTGAAAATGGTTCACAATGGAATCGAATATGCAGATATGCAAATTATTGCGGAGGTTTATGCATTGTTAAAGAGTATGTATGGCGATGAAAACGATCGTATTTCTGCAATTTTCGATGACTGGAACAAAGGAGAATTAAATAGTTATTTGATCGAGATAACAGCGGAAATATTAAAATACAAAGATACCGATGGAAATTATTTAATCGATCGCATTCTGGATGTTGCCGGGCAGAAAGGTACAGGAAAATGGAGTGTCGAAGCAGCTATAGAAGAAAATAATCCTTTGACATTGATAACCGAAGCAGTATATGCTCGTGTATTGTCTGATCATGTTGTTGCTCGAGAGATTGCTTCCCGTTTATATCCTGGAATTCCTGGGGTGAAATGGAGTGGAAAACTTGTAGAAAGCGAAGCCGTTAAGAATGCATTGTATGCAGCAAAACTTGTATCTTATGCACAAGGGTTTACATTATTAAAACAAGCATCGGATAGATATGATTGGCATCTCGATTATGGAACGATCGCTATGATATGGCGAAAGGGCTGTATTATACGTTCCCATTTTTTAGGTGAAGTAACTAAAGCGTACCGGTCGAATGTTGATCTTGAAAATTTATTATTCGATTCTTTTTTCGTACGCACGATAAAAAAGCTTGAATCTGATTGGCGTCATGTGGTTTCAGAAGGTGTAATGAAGGGAATTGCGATGCCTTGTACAATGGCTTCCATTTCGTATTTCGATGGACTGAAGACATTGCATTCGACTGCAAATCTCATTCAGGCTCAGAGAGATTATTTCGGGGCTCATACATATGAACGAAACGATGCTCCGAGAGGGATTTTTTATCATACCGATTGGAAAGGAACTGGAGAAAAAACGACGTCGGGTAGTTATAATGTTTAA
- a CDS encoding potassium/proton antiporter, whose translation MILNAENILFIGSILLFISVIIGKTGFRFGMPALLLFLGVGMLFGNDGLGIQFYNPKEAQFIGVMALSIILFSGGMDTKYKEIKPVLGPGIVLATFGVLLTTFITGYFIYFITGFLRDYVTLSLTESMLLAAVMSSTDSASVFSILRSKGLGLKERLRPVLELESGSNDPMAYMLTILLIQIIQVGDVNFVQSGTMLLIQLTVGGLLGYFLGRLTVWLFNRLNIENESLYSVLLLALVFFIFSFTDLLKGNGYLAVYISGLVVGNHKMVHKRSLTTFFDGLSWLFQIVMFLTLGLLVNPSELLPVAGIGLLIGIFMILFSRPISVVLCLLPFRHFSKRARAYISWVGLRGAVPIIFATYPLISGVENSRFIFNIVFFITIISLLVQGTTVSAMARWLHLAKAPDAKKNFDVALPDEIKTAMSEITVNDSILSHGNKLMDLTLPDNTLVVMVKRGEHFFVPKGHTHLQIDDKLLFITDNDEELKNTYKSLGINDYLMEKNQ comes from the coding sequence ATGATTTTAAATGCAGAAAATATACTTTTTATAGGATCTATATTACTATTTATCAGTGTCATTATCGGTAAGACCGGATTCAGATTCGGAATGCCGGCACTACTTCTCTTCCTGGGTGTAGGTATGCTTTTTGGAAACGATGGTTTAGGAATACAATTTTATAATCCTAAAGAAGCACAGTTTATAGGTGTAATGGCATTAAGCATAATCTTGTTTTCTGGTGGTATGGATACAAAATACAAAGAAATAAAACCGGTTTTAGGACCAGGAATCGTACTGGCAACTTTCGGGGTTTTATTAACGACATTCATTACCGGATACTTTATTTATTTTATAACCGGCTTCCTTAGAGATTATGTTACCCTTTCGTTGACAGAATCGATGTTATTAGCCGCAGTTATGTCCTCAACCGATTCCGCTTCGGTATTCTCAATATTACGTTCTAAAGGTTTAGGTCTGAAAGAAAGACTACGTCCGGTACTCGAACTCGAAAGCGGAAGTAACGACCCTATGGCTTATATGCTTACAATTCTATTAATTCAGATTATTCAAGTCGGCGATGTTAATTTCGTACAATCTGGAACCATGCTTCTCATACAATTGACTGTAGGAGGACTACTCGGCTATTTTTTGGGAAGATTGACCGTATGGCTCTTCAACCGATTAAACATAGAAAATGAATCATTATATTCTGTACTTTTACTTGCCTTAGTATTCTTTATTTTTTCATTTACCGACCTGCTAAAAGGCAATGGATATTTAGCAGTATATATCTCGGGACTTGTTGTAGGTAACCACAAAATGGTACATAAAAGAAGTCTTACGACATTTTTTGACGGGCTTTCATGGCTTTTTCAAATTGTAATGTTCCTCACACTGGGACTACTGGTCAACCCGAGCGAATTACTTCCAGTCGCCGGAATCGGTCTTCTTATCGGAATTTTTATGATACTTTTCTCCCGCCCCATATCGGTCGTCTTATGCCTGCTTCCATTCAGACATTTCAGCAAACGGGCACGTGCTTACATCTCCTGGGTAGGATTAAGAGGGGCCGTTCCGATTATTTTTGCTACCTATCCACTTATTTCAGGAGTCGAAAACTCCCGGTTTATATTCAATATAGTATTCTTTATTACAATTATTTCCCTACTCGTACAAGGCACCACAGTAAGCGCTATGGCTCGCTGGTTACACTTGGCTAAAGCCCCCGATGCAAAAAAGAATTTTGATGTTGCGTTACCGGATGAAATAAAAACCGCAATGTCCGAAATTACAGTAAATGATAGTATTTTATCTCACGGTAATAAATTAATGGATCTCACATTACCCGACAATACACTTGTAGTAATGGTGAAAAGAGGTGAACATTTTTTTGTACCCAAAGGCCATACTCATTTACAAATAGATGATAAATTACTTTTTATTACCGACAATGACGAAGAACTGAAAAATACGTATAAAAGTTTAGGTATCAATGACTATCTAATGGAAAAGAACCAATAA
- a CDS encoding GNAT family N-acetyltransferase has protein sequence MIKNYSITYFTSCDYEEIISLWEKSVRATHFFLSEDDIVFYKSMLENGYLQNVRLWGIKNSDNRILAFLGVDGNNIEMLFVDPDKRGMGLGRELVKYAVCKLKCNKVDVNEQNEQAVAFYDRMGFVLQSRDDNDSSGKPFPILHLIYH, from the coding sequence ATGATTAAGAATTATAGCATAACGTATTTTACAAGTTGCGATTATGAGGAAATTATATCCCTTTGGGAAAAGTCGGTACGTGCAACTCACTTTTTTTTGTCGGAGGATGATATCGTTTTTTATAAAAGTATGCTTGAAAATGGTTATTTACAAAATGTGCGACTATGGGGAATTAAAAACTCGGATAATCGTATATTGGCGTTTTTAGGAGTTGATGGTAATAATATTGAAATGCTATTTGTCGATCCAGATAAAAGAGGTATGGGATTGGGGCGTGAGCTTGTGAAATATGCCGTTTGTAAGTTAAAATGTAATAAAGTTGACGTAAACGAACAAAATGAACAAGCTGTTGCTTTTTATGATCGTATGGGTTTTGTATTGCAATCAAGAGATGATAACGATAGCTCGGGTAAACCTTTTCCTATTTTACATTTAATTTATCATTGA